In Chitinophaga nivalis, a single genomic region encodes these proteins:
- a CDS encoding M57 family metalloprotease: MNHLLKMLLCVAVLGNFAVVQSCKKEDKPMPVANTEIDASTLAKIKSQGFSTKDAQKVAGGYVVEGDIFLSEEILNQRIASPVMKVAHAEQYRTANVITGLPRTITISVSGLPQIYSTATDAAIARYNALGLQLSFSRVASGGQVEIRHSSLGAGVLYRSAGFPDSNGNPASPILLNADANALGSNPNHDYLATVIAHEIGHTIGFRHTDYYNISISCGIGGNEGPTTAGVVQIDGSPATAEANSWMLACIGAGVNRTFNGNDASALDYLYGSRVLNPLPDGLYKLVNKNSGKVLDVSGISLDNGAKVWQYGWLNGNNQKWYLTYLGSGYYRVMALHSGKVLDVTSASQEPTALIHQWEWLNGLSQQWRLLRNADGTYALVNRNSGKVVDVSDLSMNDTAPVWQYGWWGGANQRWYIEKL; encoded by the coding sequence ATGAATCATTTACTAAAAATGTTACTCTGCGTTGCTGTACTCGGTAATTTCGCAGTGGTACAATCCTGTAAGAAGGAAGATAAACCTATGCCTGTGGCCAACACAGAGATCGATGCCTCAACACTTGCTAAAATAAAATCACAGGGCTTTAGTACAAAGGATGCCCAAAAAGTGGCCGGTGGATATGTGGTGGAAGGAGATATTTTTTTGTCGGAAGAAATATTGAACCAACGTATTGCTTCCCCGGTGATGAAAGTTGCCCATGCAGAACAATACCGTACTGCTAACGTGATTACCGGTCTGCCCCGTACAATTACGATTTCTGTTTCCGGACTTCCACAGATATACAGCACCGCAACAGATGCTGCTATAGCGAGGTATAATGCCCTGGGGCTTCAACTCAGCTTTTCCCGTGTCGCAAGCGGCGGTCAGGTAGAAATCCGGCATTCCAGCCTCGGAGCAGGCGTACTGTATCGCTCCGCCGGTTTTCCCGACAGCAACGGTAATCCTGCCAGCCCTATTCTGCTGAATGCAGATGCCAATGCCCTGGGCAGCAATCCCAATCATGATTATCTCGCAACCGTTATTGCACATGAGATCGGACATACCATTGGCTTCCGTCATACCGATTATTACAACATTTCCATCAGTTGTGGTATCGGAGGCAATGAAGGACCTACCACTGCAGGCGTCGTTCAGATCGATGGCTCACCGGCTACGGCTGAAGCTAACAGCTGGATGCTGGCCTGTATTGGAGCAGGAGTCAATCGTACATTTAATGGCAACGATGCCAGTGCTCTTGATTACCTGTATGGCAGCAGGGTGCTGAATCCTCTACCAGACGGCCTTTACAAGCTGGTGAATAAAAACAGTGGCAAAGTACTGGACGTATCTGGTATTTCACTGGACAATGGCGCTAAAGTGTGGCAATATGGCTGGTTGAACGGCAACAACCAGAAATGGTACCTTACCTACCTGGGGAGCGGTTATTACCGGGTGATGGCACTGCACAGTGGGAAAGTGCTGGATGTTACCAGCGCATCCCAGGAACCAACAGCGCTCATACATCAATGGGAATGGCTGAACGGATTGAGCCAGCAATGGCGCCTGCTCCGCAATGCCGATGGTACCTATGCCCTGGTAAACCGCAACAGCGGAAAAGTAGTGGATGTCTCCGATCTTTCTATGAATGATACAGCCCCGGTATGGCAATATGGCTGGTGGGGCGGTGCTAACCAGCGATGGTATATTGAAAAGCTCTAA
- a CDS encoding class I lanthipeptide has translation MKKKQPKKLNLAKFQIADLNNTEKIVVKGGKIGTVIENPTTEITESTRCFVCY, from the coding sequence ATGAAAAAGAAACAACCTAAAAAACTCAACCTGGCTAAATTCCAAATCGCTGATCTGAACAACACTGAAAAAATAGTGGTTAAAGGCGGAAAAATAGGCACCGTTATCGAAAACCCTACTACAGAGATCACTGAAAGTACCCGTTGTTTTGTTTGTTATTAA
- a CDS encoding class I lanthipeptide, producing MKKKLNKKLVLSKIQIANLNAADQATLNGGLKITKTIIDPFTSTDPTQQTFCYVCPAESFNICH from the coding sequence ATGAAAAAGAAACTGAACAAAAAACTCGTGCTGAGCAAAATCCAGATTGCAAACCTCAACGCTGCAGATCAGGCAACACTGAACGGCGGTCTGAAAATTACTAAAACAATCATAGATCCCTTTACCAGCACCGACCCCACCCAACAGACCTTTTGCTATGTTTGTCCGGCTGAGAGTTTTAACATCTGTCACTAA
- a CDS encoding T9SS type A sorting domain-containing protein: MKKLYLLLLFLFSSASLLKGQVLVTASSGSSGITYPTLGAAFQAINNGEHKGVVNVLINSSIVEPATARLNASGGLSDYTQVNIQPTATVMISGAVAGPLIELNGTHNVKIDGRIGGTGDSRSLTIRNTAAATSGTNVSVLRLANGAQDNNISWVTGQAASLPGPASKFTAAIIIIGGANNTAGNSFNIIDNNDIGPIPGKEFSQGLLLTSPATIPNMYNQISNNLIHDIVSANTATMMTGSVFLESGNEFTSITGNSFYLTKPYLGSFSAIAQQFIYVLQGGGHVITGNYMGGTAPFAGGTPATYTGYLAKFNAIVINNLTPHEPVTIDDNVITNIQVPAATNLSEFQGIKVNANRAYIGTILGNTIGSLTDTGAISINYTDSVSRAKIGGIESTWNNQGAVTTIQHNRIGGILVTGARASGVTLFGIHSAVPQLELSDNVIGGDLPNSMRLQVVNGTINGISLQHTAPITTVGYPPNQFVLQRNLVRHLYNNGRGLVEVNGIACTQLAKLDNTAFNTFIDNRIQQLHATNIDAANSNVSGIFVYPPANDSTSYINSRISNNEISDLYTKSRISTATVAGIRVTAPFNVSQAIDSNRIYQLECAGGNPNSFASTALQGITLLSTGKPGASISRNQIYQLRSTALDISPAYISGINCFQTISGNIVIAANRLYDFQKTNGGTGVVAGAILRGSTGKGNFILQNNMFSFSAADLSVYGIWNSQDATGIELYYNTVAISGNATGSNASAAFHRLSGVSTPTSLLNNIFHNTRQGGTGGHYVLINANATPASGWDVSNFNDLYSTAAAPVLWGTTAQDLATYRLTSGKDGCSKSVAVDFVQPATGDLHLQNTTVNHTLGGTPIPNITEDFDGHTRQANPAMGADEISITLPQPKIVALSDSTTCEGRTVSLRSTLATNNQWYLNDTLIAGATAQTYTATRTGLYVVKYSDGCNTVASIPKRVTIIPRPVITRIADSLYSSGTGTTQWLLNNTVIPGATTYRFKPTQNGSYTVRITGPGGCTLISDPFVISDLASLRSIDNSSSAGVATSDAKQSTQVTGVRLYPNPATTSLYVQIGNHNGPVLLQVYDLQGRKLQEQKATATAGGALHLDIQRLQAGTYLLSIQRAGTTVTQWFTRMQ; the protein is encoded by the coding sequence ATGAAAAAACTTTACTTGCTTTTATTGTTCTTATTCAGTAGCGCATCTTTGCTGAAAGGACAGGTACTCGTGACTGCCAGCAGTGGTTCGTCCGGTATCACCTACCCCACCCTGGGTGCGGCCTTTCAGGCGATTAATAATGGGGAACACAAAGGAGTGGTCAATGTACTGATCAACAGCTCCATCGTGGAACCGGCTACTGCCCGGCTGAATGCCAGCGGTGGACTCTCCGACTATACGCAGGTGAATATCCAGCCAACGGCCACTGTCATGATCAGTGGCGCCGTAGCCGGACCATTGATCGAATTAAATGGCACACATAATGTTAAGATCGATGGCCGGATAGGCGGAACAGGCGATAGTCGCAGCCTCACGATCCGGAACACGGCTGCAGCTACCTCGGGAACTAATGTGTCGGTGTTACGACTGGCAAATGGTGCACAGGATAACAACATCAGCTGGGTGACCGGACAGGCAGCATCCCTACCTGGGCCCGCCAGCAAGTTTACAGCTGCTATTATTATTATTGGAGGTGCCAATAACACGGCCGGCAACTCGTTTAATATAATCGACAACAATGATATAGGCCCTATCCCCGGTAAGGAATTTAGTCAGGGACTCTTATTAACCAGCCCCGCTACGATTCCCAACATGTACAACCAGATCAGCAACAATCTGATTCATGACATTGTAAGTGCCAATACCGCTACAATGATGACAGGATCTGTTTTTCTGGAGAGTGGCAATGAGTTTACCTCCATCACCGGTAATAGTTTTTACCTGACCAAACCTTATTTGGGATCCTTCTCAGCTATTGCCCAACAATTTATATATGTATTACAGGGAGGCGGGCACGTGATCACCGGTAATTACATGGGCGGCACCGCACCTTTCGCCGGTGGCACACCTGCTACCTATACAGGATACTTAGCAAAGTTCAATGCTATTGTCATCAATAATTTAACGCCGCATGAACCGGTGACAATAGATGACAATGTTATCACCAATATCCAGGTGCCAGCGGCCACCAATTTATCTGAGTTCCAGGGAATAAAAGTAAATGCCAACCGGGCCTACATCGGTACGATATTGGGTAACACCATCGGTTCGCTTACAGATACGGGTGCTATTAGTATCAATTATACAGATTCTGTATCGCGTGCTAAAATTGGCGGGATAGAGTCTACCTGGAATAACCAGGGAGCTGTCACCACAATTCAGCATAACCGGATCGGCGGTATTTTGGTAACCGGGGCGAGGGCCAGCGGCGTGACATTATTTGGCATCCACAGTGCGGTACCTCAGCTGGAGCTATCGGATAACGTGATTGGAGGAGACCTCCCCAACAGCATGCGGCTACAAGTGGTAAACGGAACAATTAACGGTATCTCCCTGCAACATACTGCCCCCATCACCACCGTGGGGTATCCTCCTAACCAGTTTGTATTACAGCGGAACCTGGTGCGGCATCTTTACAATAACGGACGTGGCCTTGTGGAGGTGAATGGTATTGCCTGCACCCAGCTGGCCAAACTGGATAACACCGCCTTCAACACCTTTATCGATAACCGTATACAACAGCTGCATGCTACAAATATCGATGCGGCTAACAGTAACGTCAGCGGTATATTCGTCTACCCACCTGCCAATGACAGTACTTCCTATATAAATTCTCGTATCAGTAATAATGAGATCAGTGACCTGTATACGAAAAGCCGTATCAGTACCGCTACAGTAGCGGGTATACGGGTAACGGCACCATTTAATGTTTCACAAGCAATCGACTCCAACCGCATTTACCAACTGGAGTGTGCCGGTGGAAACCCCAATTCATTTGCCTCTACTGCATTACAGGGGATTACCTTGTTGTCTACGGGTAAACCCGGTGCCAGCATCAGTCGGAATCAGATCTATCAGTTACGTAGCACTGCTTTGGATATATCACCGGCCTACATCAGCGGGATCAATTGTTTTCAAACTATCAGCGGGAATATTGTTATTGCCGCCAACCGGTTATATGATTTCCAGAAAACAAACGGAGGAACCGGCGTAGTAGCCGGGGCCATACTACGTGGCAGTACTGGTAAGGGGAACTTTATACTACAGAACAACATGTTCAGTTTCTCCGCTGCTGATTTGAGCGTATACGGTATCTGGAATAGTCAGGATGCAACCGGTATCGAATTGTATTACAATACAGTGGCCATCAGTGGAAATGCGACGGGTAGCAATGCTTCTGCTGCTTTTCATCGGCTTTCAGGCGTGAGCACCCCTACGTCTTTACTGAATAATATCTTTCACAATACCCGTCAGGGTGGTACAGGAGGACATTATGTATTGATCAACGCCAATGCCACGCCTGCCAGCGGCTGGGATGTTTCCAACTTCAATGATCTTTATAGCACCGCGGCCGCTCCCGTGCTTTGGGGTACTACCGCCCAGGACCTTGCTACCTACCGGCTGACCAGCGGGAAAGATGGTTGCTCCAAGAGCGTAGCGGTTGACTTTGTACAGCCAGCTACGGGCGACCTGCATCTGCAGAATACAACTGTTAACCACACGCTGGGAGGTACCCCTATACCAAATATTACAGAAGACTTTGATGGCCATACCCGGCAGGCCAATCCTGCTATGGGGGCTGATGAGATTAGTATTACCCTGCCCCAGCCAAAAATAGTGGCACTCAGCGACAGCACTACCTGTGAAGGCAGAACGGTATCATTGCGTTCTACGCTTGCCACCAACAATCAGTGGTACCTGAACGATACCTTAATAGCAGGTGCGACTGCCCAAACTTATACAGCTACCCGCACCGGGCTTTATGTTGTAAAATATTCAGATGGTTGTAATACGGTAGCCTCCATACCTAAACGGGTTACTATCATCCCACGGCCTGTTATTACCCGTATTGCGGATAGCTTATATTCTTCCGGTACAGGTACTACGCAATGGTTGTTAAATAATACGGTTATACCGGGGGCCACAACTTACCGGTTCAAGCCCACACAAAATGGCAGCTATACCGTGCGGATAACGGGTCCTGGCGGATGTACCCTGATATCAGATCCATTTGTAATCAGTGACCTGGCTAGTCTGCGCAGTATTGACAACAGCAGCAGTGCAGGAGTAGCCACCTCTGATGCAAAGCAATCTACCCAGGTAACCGGTGTACGTTTATATCCTAATCCTGCGACTACCAGCTTATATGTACAAATAGGTAATCATAACGGCCCTGTGTTGTTACAGGTCTATGACCTGCAAGGCCGGAAGTTACAGGAGCAAAAGGCAACAGCGACAGCTGGCGGCGCGCTGCACCTGGATATACAACGTTTGCAAGCAGGTACTTATCTACTGAGCATACAACGTGCAGGAACAACCGTCACCCAATGGTTCACGCGGATGCAGTAA
- a CDS encoding Shedu immune nuclease family protein, whose amino-acid sequence MKASDRIFRFTGWHYRDGLCRVRTFVNWEKQIVIALITDLGNLNPSGSVVYLIEVLVKELIAKLVIPKESIILQHLEPYGSCTDHRFSLVTFDKKKALVRNDMKHDEVLELLSTNEGELKNITRKNEILMTEIETMRVQIDPLMEFSYVDSAKLVRQLTIEDNMVRKSELQELINTGASERQIQSLIKKDLSLLAEAYASPSYNYICFSEFPVDKGFVDFAIFTGVSWMTVILIEVKGADFNIVNQSGYQKFNANIDTAASQIRERIGFIHRYPLVFKEHVHQIRERVISGQNLFNAFPGPEPTTQVDPNKDVNFHCIIIGGRTVDDLKESSMRHDFERYSSLPINLESWDSYLRKLRRS is encoded by the coding sequence ATGAAGGCAAGTGATCGAATTTTCAGGTTCACAGGATGGCATTACAGAGATGGGTTATGCAGAGTAAGGACCTTTGTTAACTGGGAGAAACAGATTGTTATCGCATTAATAACTGATTTGGGAAATCTAAATCCTTCTGGTTCTGTTGTGTACCTAATAGAGGTGCTTGTAAAAGAATTGATTGCCAAATTGGTTATCCCTAAAGAAAGCATAATCCTACAACACCTGGAGCCATATGGTTCTTGTACCGATCATCGCTTTAGCCTAGTGACGTTCGATAAAAAAAAGGCTCTTGTTCGGAATGACATGAAGCATGATGAAGTACTCGAATTACTCTCAACTAATGAAGGAGAGCTGAAAAACATCACTAGAAAGAACGAGATCTTGATGACTGAAATAGAAACTATGAGGGTACAAATAGACCCACTCATGGAGTTTTCCTATGTAGATTCTGCAAAGCTGGTGCGACAGCTTACCATAGAAGATAATATGGTCCGTAAATCAGAATTACAAGAGCTTATCAATACAGGTGCCAGCGAACGCCAAATACAGTCCCTAATAAAAAAAGACCTGTCGTTGCTTGCAGAGGCTTACGCCTCCCCGTCTTATAACTATATCTGCTTCTCGGAGTTCCCTGTTGACAAAGGTTTTGTGGACTTTGCTATTTTCACGGGAGTTTCATGGATGACGGTGATACTGATTGAAGTGAAAGGGGCCGATTTCAATATAGTCAACCAGTCTGGCTATCAGAAGTTTAATGCCAATATAGACACAGCAGCAAGCCAGATCAGAGAAAGAATAGGGTTTATCCACCGTTATCCACTGGTATTTAAAGAACATGTACACCAAATCAGAGAGAGGGTGATTTCCGGACAAAACCTCTTTAATGCTTTTCCCGGTCCAGAGCCAACTACTCAAGTAGACCCCAACAAAGATGTCAATTTTCATTGTATCATTATCGGCGGAAGGACAGTGGATGATCTAAAAGAAAGCAGTATGAGACATGACTTCGAACGCTACTCTAGTCTTCCTATTAACCTGGAATCATGGGATTCCTATCTGCGCAAATTGAGACGAAGCTAA
- a CDS encoding PIN domain-containing protein — MTSSYLVLDTNIWIYLANGLDTQSSQHSARQHFALLRSLEDLVKDGMVTILINDIIILEWERNKANAYNYVQKLKNKITDTENKYKAKIRAGTLTNNDTQVYTNEINILKAEIQIQGLHVAGVEKFIYNSCTQIPIPDKIKIQVFDLAISKKPPFHNSKNNIADAGLLLSAADYLKDVLMYEDIQGFFISNNTAEFTNGKNKERFHPEILNILPTREIIYQNHLGTALNLREEIIKEYDEFRKKQAYYDSITFECKSVTCYDREDFVRIGYLDDEILFPVAQHNINQIDLFTQEVIRKKDPITCASGHCNFCGQLHFECPACGELVGIYEYNEPINCEGCNSIYIISKHGNHKMVEAQEGEEE; from the coding sequence ATGACATCATCTTATTTGGTTTTAGATACAAATATCTGGATTTATTTGGCAAATGGACTTGATACCCAGTCAAGTCAACACTCCGCAAGGCAACATTTCGCCTTATTGAGAAGTTTAGAAGACCTGGTTAAGGACGGAATGGTAACCATACTTATTAATGACATCATAATACTGGAGTGGGAACGAAATAAAGCAAACGCATATAATTATGTCCAGAAACTAAAAAATAAAATAACCGATACAGAAAATAAATATAAAGCCAAAATAAGAGCAGGAACGTTAACCAACAATGATACTCAGGTTTATACTAATGAGATAAATATCCTGAAAGCTGAAATTCAGATTCAGGGATTGCACGTTGCAGGTGTTGAAAAGTTTATCTATAACAGTTGTACTCAGATTCCAATTCCAGATAAGATCAAAATACAGGTTTTTGATCTAGCAATAAGTAAGAAGCCACCATTCCATAATTCCAAAAACAATATTGCAGATGCAGGTTTGTTGTTATCTGCAGCTGATTATCTAAAGGATGTATTAATGTATGAGGATATTCAAGGATTTTTCATCTCTAACAATACTGCCGAGTTTACCAATGGCAAGAATAAGGAACGGTTTCATCCGGAAATCTTAAATATATTACCCACAAGGGAAATAATTTATCAGAACCATTTAGGAACTGCATTGAATTTACGAGAGGAAATCATTAAGGAGTATGATGAGTTCCGAAAAAAGCAAGCCTACTACGATAGCATTACATTTGAGTGTAAGAGCGTAACCTGTTATGATAGAGAAGATTTTGTACGGATTGGTTATCTTGATGATGAAATTTTATTCCCGGTAGCTCAACATAATATTAATCAAATTGATTTATTCACACAAGAGGTAATAAGAAAAAAAGACCCTATTACCTGTGCATCTGGGCATTGCAATTTTTGCGGACAACTACATTTTGAATGTCCAGCATGTGGGGAATTGGTTGGAATTTATGAGTATAATGAGCCAATAAATTGTGAAGGTTGCAATTCTATTTACATAATATCCAAGCATGGTAATCATAAAATGGTTGAAGCACAAGAAGGGGAAGAAGAATAA
- a CDS encoding glycosyltransferase has translation MNKAGSKPTIGIITNGFISWGGGVDFIKMVIRGLAATGKFNLAILVPDHSTLPERKENRKQNKRNKLLYRLGLRRDYIDTNAGVNEFREFRATMPVLDYHVYDGGLESVIEKNGIQLLIPSIQPLKPTVTIPWIGYLYDFQHKYLAHFFSEEERANRDIHFRDMLATAKTVIVNSHAVKNDANTFFPQDHARIVNLPFTPMFHQGLLAGNFAELKQKYNLPEKYFIISNQFWQHKSHITAFRALKEVLDSIPEKVSIVCTGATSDNRHAAYFEELQAEIHAMGITQQVQFLGYISKEDQVQILQHAIALIQPTLFEGGPGGGATYDAIAIGQQAIISDIPINQEITDPLVTFFKVSDHHDLAAKMKAVIAAAPATRQQPDVVQLQKESDQRLQLLGEVLARIVEEELA, from the coding sequence ATGAACAAAGCAGGCAGTAAGCCAACAATAGGCATTATCACCAATGGATTCATCTCCTGGGGTGGCGGCGTTGATTTTATAAAAATGGTCATCCGTGGCTTAGCAGCCACCGGCAAATTCAACCTTGCCATACTGGTGCCTGACCACTCCACCCTTCCGGAGCGGAAAGAAAACCGCAAACAAAACAAACGCAACAAACTATTATATCGCCTCGGCTTACGCCGGGATTACATCGACACCAATGCCGGTGTAAATGAATTCAGGGAATTCCGCGCCACCATGCCGGTACTCGACTACCACGTGTATGACGGCGGCCTGGAAAGTGTGATTGAAAAAAACGGGATCCAGCTGCTGATTCCCAGCATACAACCGTTGAAGCCTACAGTAACCATCCCCTGGATCGGCTACCTGTACGACTTTCAGCATAAATACCTCGCTCATTTTTTCAGCGAGGAAGAACGCGCCAACCGCGATATCCACTTCCGGGATATGCTGGCTACCGCCAAAACCGTGATCGTGAATTCCCACGCAGTAAAGAATGATGCCAACACGTTCTTTCCGCAGGATCATGCCCGCATCGTTAACCTGCCCTTTACGCCCATGTTCCATCAAGGATTACTGGCCGGCAACTTCGCGGAACTCAAACAAAAATATAACCTGCCGGAAAAATACTTTATTATCTCCAATCAGTTCTGGCAGCACAAATCACATATCACCGCTTTCCGTGCGCTGAAAGAAGTACTCGACAGCATTCCGGAAAAAGTATCCATCGTATGTACCGGCGCTACCAGCGACAACCGCCACGCGGCCTACTTTGAAGAGCTGCAGGCCGAAATCCACGCGATGGGTATCACGCAGCAGGTACAGTTCCTGGGCTACATCTCCAAAGAAGACCAGGTACAGATTCTGCAACATGCCATTGCCCTGATTCAGCCAACACTGTTTGAAGGCGGTCCTGGCGGCGGCGCCACCTACGATGCTATCGCCATTGGCCAGCAGGCCATCATTTCCGATATTCCCATCAATCAGGAAATTACAGATCCCCTGGTGACTTTCTTCAAAGTGTCTGATCATCATGACCTGGCAGCAAAGATGAAAGCAGTCATTGCAGCGGCTCCTGCCACCCGGCAACAACCGGATGTGGTGCAACTGCAAAAGGAATCTGATCAGCGTTTGCAACTGCTCGGCGAGGTATTGGCGCGCATCGTGGAAGAAGAGCTGGCGTAG
- a CDS encoding GNAT family N-acetyltransferase produces the protein MHRERMIDVVRIGKENRSLVSDFIAASAPVQDTFRYFNNRTIAVLDQHLCTLILLSDGAVAGYGHLDKEADTVWLGIALLPAFQGQGLGKTLLQALIAAATDLQLSVIHLSVDKENTPAIRLYEHHGFQRERQTDHISFYKLTIS, from the coding sequence ATGCATCGTGAGCGGATGATTGATGTAGTGCGGATCGGCAAAGAAAACCGGTCGCTGGTCAGTGATTTTATTGCTGCCAGCGCACCGGTACAGGATACCTTTCGATATTTCAACAACAGAACCATAGCCGTGCTGGATCAGCACCTGTGCACATTGATACTGCTGTCTGACGGCGCAGTGGCCGGTTATGGCCATCTCGACAAAGAAGCAGACACCGTATGGCTGGGCATTGCCCTCCTCCCTGCCTTTCAGGGACAGGGCCTCGGTAAAACGCTGTTACAGGCGCTTATCGCTGCTGCAACGGATTTACAGCTGTCTGTTATTCACCTGTCTGTAGACAAGGAGAATACGCCAGCCATCCGGCTGTATGAACACCATGGCTTTCAACGGGAACGTCAAACGGATCATATCTCTTTTTATAAATTAACCATTTCATGA
- a CDS encoding DegT/DnrJ/EryC1/StrS family aminotransferase produces the protein MNTFKIPIYQPSLGEQEKKNVMECLDSTWISSKGKFIAEFEREFAHYLQVGHAASVCNGTVAIHLALVALGIGKGDEVIVPSLTYIASVNAITYTGATPVFVDSLNDCWQIDPADVEKKITANTKAVMAVHLYGHPCDMDAMTAICRKHNIFLIEDCAEALGTQYKGKHVGTFGDVSTFSFFGNKTITTGEGGMVVTNDQTLHDRLVRFKGQGLAKHREYWHDIIGYNYRMTNICAAIGLAQLQRVEDILARKRKVAKTYEAAFEGTGIVFHKEQGDVVHSYWMCSILVTDETERDDLREVLKAKGVETRPLFYPVHTMPMYAARYERHAIAENLGRRGINLPSYPELTQEQLDYITNIILTYYRERHAS, from the coding sequence ATGAACACATTTAAGATTCCGATATACCAACCATCACTGGGAGAACAGGAGAAAAAAAATGTGATGGAATGCCTGGACTCTACCTGGATTTCATCAAAAGGAAAATTCATTGCTGAATTTGAACGTGAATTTGCACATTACCTGCAAGTAGGCCATGCGGCCTCCGTATGCAATGGTACGGTAGCCATCCACCTGGCCCTCGTGGCATTGGGTATTGGCAAAGGAGATGAAGTGATTGTGCCCAGCCTGACCTATATCGCTTCTGTAAATGCCATTACCTACACCGGCGCGACGCCTGTTTTTGTGGATTCTCTCAACGATTGCTGGCAGATAGATCCCGCTGATGTGGAAAAGAAAATCACAGCCAACACCAAAGCTGTGATGGCAGTACACCTGTATGGTCATCCCTGCGATATGGATGCCATGACCGCCATCTGCCGCAAGCATAACATCTTCCTGATAGAAGACTGCGCAGAAGCCCTGGGCACCCAATACAAAGGAAAACATGTAGGAACTTTCGGTGATGTATCTACCTTCAGCTTCTTCGGTAATAAAACCATTACTACCGGCGAAGGCGGCATGGTAGTCACCAACGATCAGACCCTGCACGACCGCCTGGTACGTTTCAAAGGTCAGGGCCTGGCCAAACACCGCGAATACTGGCACGACATCATCGGCTATAACTACCGCATGACCAATATCTGCGCCGCCATCGGGCTGGCACAGCTGCAACGCGTGGAAGATATCCTTGCCCGCAAAAGAAAAGTAGCCAAAACATACGAAGCTGCCTTTGAAGGCACCGGCATCGTTTTTCATAAAGAACAAGGCGATGTGGTACACTCTTACTGGATGTGTTCTATTCTCGTTACCGACGAAACCGAAAGAGACGACCTCCGGGAAGTACTGAAAGCAAAAGGCGTAGAAACCAGACCGCTCTTTTATCCGGTACATACCATGCCTATGTATGCCGCCAGATATGAACGTCATGCCATCGCTGAAAATCTGGGCCGCAGAGGCATTAACCTGCCCAGCTATCCGGAGCTGACGCAGGAACAACTGGACTATATTACCAACATCATACTGACTTATTACCGGGAGAGACATGCATCGTGA
- a CDS encoding KTSC domain-containing protein, which produces MSKIVNYRKLLGVTKTTELKDLKSIYRNLMKEWHPDKFASEDDEKKLEAETKSKELIEAYHFLVSVAPETIEQALPQYTETISASMIRDYSYTKQVLQLNFQDGSSYEYFDVPRTLYTKLINSDTPGRFCRRHIYHEFVYRKVSRAQEV; this is translated from the coding sequence ATGAGTAAAATAGTAAATTATAGAAAGCTGCTCGGTGTTACCAAAACCACTGAACTCAAGGATTTAAAGTCCATCTACCGCAACCTGATGAAGGAATGGCACCCTGATAAGTTTGCCAGCGAAGATGATGAGAAAAAACTGGAGGCAGAAACAAAAAGTAAGGAACTGATCGAAGCGTATCATTTCCTGGTGAGCGTAGCCCCGGAAACCATTGAACAAGCCTTGCCACAGTATACAGAAACGATTTCCGCCTCTATGATCCGGGATTATTCCTATACGAAGCAGGTATTACAACTGAACTTCCAGGATGGCAGCAGTTACGAATATTTCGATGTACCGAGAACACTCTACACTAAACTGATTAATTCCGACACACCCGGCCGCTTCTGCCGTCGCCATATCTACCATGAATTTGTTTATCGCAAGGTAAGCAGAGCCCAGGAAGTATAA